The following are encoded together in the Neofelis nebulosa isolate mNeoNeb1 chromosome 9, mNeoNeb1.pri, whole genome shotgun sequence genome:
- the SRC gene encoding proto-oncogene tyrosine-protein kinase Src isoform X2 yields the protein MGSNKSKPKDASQRRRSLEPAENTHGGGGGAFPTSQTPSKPASADGHRGPSTAFPSAAAEPKLFGGFNSSDTVTSPQRAGPLAGGVTTFVALYDYESRTETDLSFKKGERLQIVNNTRKVDVREGDWWLAHSLSTGQTGYIPSNYVAPSDSIQAEEWYFGKITRRESERLLLNAENPRGTFLVRESETTKGAYCLSVSDFDNAKGLNVKHYKIRKLDSGGFYITSRTQFNSLQQLVAYYSKHADGLCHRLTTVCPTSKPQTQGLAKDAWEIPRESLRLEVKLGQGCFGEVWMGTWNGTTRVAIKTLKPGTMSPEAFLQEAQVMKKLRHEKLVQLYAVVSEEPIYIVTEYMSKGSLLDFLKGETGKYLRLPQLVDMAAQIASGMAYVERMNYVHRDLRAANILVGENLVCKVADFGLARLIEDNEYTARQGAKFPIKWTAPEAALYGRFTIKSDVWSFGILLTELTTKGRVPYPGMVNREVLDQVERGYRMPCPPECPESLHDLMCQCWRKEPEERPTFEYLQAFLEDYFTSTEPQYQPGENL from the exons ATGGGCAGCAACAAGAGCAAGCCCAAGGATGCTAGCCAACGGCgccgcagcctggagcctgctgagaACACCcacggtggtggtgggggtgcctTCCCCACCTCACAGACACCCAGCAAGCCAGCCTCCGCTGATGGCCACCGAGGCCCCAGTACGGCCTTCCCCTCTGCCGCTGCTGAGCCCAAGCTGTTCGGGGGCTTCAACTCCTCGGACACAGTCACCTCCCCGCAGAGGGCGGGGCCACTGGCGG GTGGAGTGACCACCTTTGTGGCCCTCTATGACTATGAGTCTCGGACAGAGACTGACCTGTCCTTCAAGAAAGGGGAGCGGCTCCAGATTGTCAACAACAC GAGGAAGGTGGACGTCAG AGAGGGTGACTGGTGGCTGGCCCACTCACTCAGCACAGGACAGACGGGCTACATCCCCAGCAACTATGTGGCGCCCTCTGACTCTATCCAGGCCGAAGA GTGGTACTTTGGCAAGATCACCAGACGGGAGTCAGAGAGGTTACTGCTCAATGCGGAAAACCCAAGAGGGACCTTCCTAGTGCGAGAAAGCGAGACCACGAAAG GCGCCTACTGCCTCTCCGTGTCCGATTTCGACAACGCCAAGGGCCTCAATGTGAAGCATTACAAGATCCGCAAGCTGGACAGCGGTGGCTTCTACATCACCTCCCGCACCCAGTTCAACAGTCTGCAGCAGCTGGTGGCCTACTACTCCA AACATGCCGACGGCCTCTGCCACCGCCTCACCACCGTGTGCCCCACGTCCAAGCCACAGACTCAGGGCCTGGCCAAAGACGCCTGGGAGATCCCCCGGGAGTCCCTGCGGCTGGAGGTCAAGCTGGGCCAGGGCTGTTTCGGAGAGGTGTGGATGG GGACCTGGAATGGAACCACCAGGGTGGCCATCAAAACCCTGAAGCCAGGCACAATGTCTCCAGAGGCCTTTCTGCAGGAGGCCCAGGtcatgaagaaactaaggcacgAGAAATTGGTGCAGCTGTATGCCGTGGTGTCTGAGGAGCCCATCTACATTGTCACGGAGTACATGAGCAAGG GGAGTTTGCTGGACTTTCTCAAGGGGGAGACAGGCAAGTACCTGCGGCTGCCACAGCTGGTGGACATGGCTGCTCAG ATCGCCTCGGGCATGGCCTACGTGGAGCGGATGAACTACGTGCACCGGGACCTCCGTGCTGCCAACATTCTGGTTGGAGAGAACCTCGTGTGCAAAGTGGCCGACTTCGGGCTGGCTCGGCTCATCGAAGACAATGAATACACCGCCCGGCAag GTGCCAAATTCCCCATCAAGTGGACGGCTCCAGAAGCGGCCCTGTACGGCCGGTTCACCATCAAGTCAGATGTGTGGTCCTTTGGGATCCTGCTGACGGAGCTCACAACAAAGGGACGGGTGCCCTACCCTG GGATGGTCAACCGTGAGGTGCTGGACCAGGTGGAGCGGGGCTACCGGATGCCCTGCCCGCCTGAGTGTCCCGAGTCCCTGCATGACCTCATGTGCCAGTGCTGGCGGAAGGAACCGGAAGAGCGGCCCACCTTCGAGTACCTGCAGGCCTTCTTAGAGGACTACTTCACGTCCACCGAGCCCCAGTACCAGCCTGGAGAGAACCTATAG
- the SRC gene encoding proto-oncogene tyrosine-protein kinase Src isoform X3, translated as MGSNKSKPKDASQRRRSLEPAENTHGGGGGAFPTSQTPSKPASADGHRGPSTAFPSAAAEPKLFGGFNSSDTVTSPQRAGPLAGGVTTFVALYDYESRTETDLSFKKGERLQIVNNTEGDWWLAHSLSTGQTGYIPSNYVAPSDSIQAEEWYFGKITRRESERLLLNAENPRGTFLVRESETTKGAYCLSVSDFDNAKGLNVKHYKIRKLDSGGFYITSRTQFNSLQQLVAYYSKHADGLCHRLTTVCPTSKPQTQGLAKDAWEIPRESLRLEVKLGQGCFGEVWMGTWNGTTRVAIKTLKPGTMSPEAFLQEAQVMKKLRHEKLVQLYAVVSEEPIYIVTEYMSKGSLLDFLKGETGKYLRLPQLVDMAAQIASGMAYVERMNYVHRDLRAANILVGENLVCKVADFGLARLIEDNEYTARQGAKFPIKWTAPEAALYGRFTIKSDVWSFGILLTELTTKGRVPYPGMVNREVLDQVERGYRMPCPPECPESLHDLMCQCWRKEPEERPTFEYLQAFLEDYFTSTEPQYQPGENL; from the exons ATGGGCAGCAACAAGAGCAAGCCCAAGGATGCTAGCCAACGGCgccgcagcctggagcctgctgagaACACCcacggtggtggtgggggtgcctTCCCCACCTCACAGACACCCAGCAAGCCAGCCTCCGCTGATGGCCACCGAGGCCCCAGTACGGCCTTCCCCTCTGCCGCTGCTGAGCCCAAGCTGTTCGGGGGCTTCAACTCCTCGGACACAGTCACCTCCCCGCAGAGGGCGGGGCCACTGGCGG GTGGAGTGACCACCTTTGTGGCCCTCTATGACTATGAGTCTCGGACAGAGACTGACCTGTCCTTCAAGAAAGGGGAGCGGCTCCAGATTGTCAACAACAC AGAGGGTGACTGGTGGCTGGCCCACTCACTCAGCACAGGACAGACGGGCTACATCCCCAGCAACTATGTGGCGCCCTCTGACTCTATCCAGGCCGAAGA GTGGTACTTTGGCAAGATCACCAGACGGGAGTCAGAGAGGTTACTGCTCAATGCGGAAAACCCAAGAGGGACCTTCCTAGTGCGAGAAAGCGAGACCACGAAAG GCGCCTACTGCCTCTCCGTGTCCGATTTCGACAACGCCAAGGGCCTCAATGTGAAGCATTACAAGATCCGCAAGCTGGACAGCGGTGGCTTCTACATCACCTCCCGCACCCAGTTCAACAGTCTGCAGCAGCTGGTGGCCTACTACTCCA AACATGCCGACGGCCTCTGCCACCGCCTCACCACCGTGTGCCCCACGTCCAAGCCACAGACTCAGGGCCTGGCCAAAGACGCCTGGGAGATCCCCCGGGAGTCCCTGCGGCTGGAGGTCAAGCTGGGCCAGGGCTGTTTCGGAGAGGTGTGGATGG GGACCTGGAATGGAACCACCAGGGTGGCCATCAAAACCCTGAAGCCAGGCACAATGTCTCCAGAGGCCTTTCTGCAGGAGGCCCAGGtcatgaagaaactaaggcacgAGAAATTGGTGCAGCTGTATGCCGTGGTGTCTGAGGAGCCCATCTACATTGTCACGGAGTACATGAGCAAGG GGAGTTTGCTGGACTTTCTCAAGGGGGAGACAGGCAAGTACCTGCGGCTGCCACAGCTGGTGGACATGGCTGCTCAG ATCGCCTCGGGCATGGCCTACGTGGAGCGGATGAACTACGTGCACCGGGACCTCCGTGCTGCCAACATTCTGGTTGGAGAGAACCTCGTGTGCAAAGTGGCCGACTTCGGGCTGGCTCGGCTCATCGAAGACAATGAATACACCGCCCGGCAag GTGCCAAATTCCCCATCAAGTGGACGGCTCCAGAAGCGGCCCTGTACGGCCGGTTCACCATCAAGTCAGATGTGTGGTCCTTTGGGATCCTGCTGACGGAGCTCACAACAAAGGGACGGGTGCCCTACCCTG GGATGGTCAACCGTGAGGTGCTGGACCAGGTGGAGCGGGGCTACCGGATGCCCTGCCCGCCTGAGTGTCCCGAGTCCCTGCATGACCTCATGTGCCAGTGCTGGCGGAAGGAACCGGAAGAGCGGCCCACCTTCGAGTACCTGCAGGCCTTCTTAGAGGACTACTTCACGTCCACCGAGCCCCAGTACCAGCCTGGAGAGAACCTATAG
- the SRC gene encoding proto-oncogene tyrosine-protein kinase Src isoform X1: protein MGSNKSKPKDASQRRRSLEPAENTHGGGGGAFPTSQTPSKPASADGHRGPSTAFPSAAAEPKLFGGFNSSDTVTSPQRAGPLAGGVTTFVALYDYESRTETDLSFKKGERLQIVNNTRKVDVSQTWFTFRWLQREGDWWLAHSLSTGQTGYIPSNYVAPSDSIQAEEWYFGKITRRESERLLLNAENPRGTFLVRESETTKGAYCLSVSDFDNAKGLNVKHYKIRKLDSGGFYITSRTQFNSLQQLVAYYSKHADGLCHRLTTVCPTSKPQTQGLAKDAWEIPRESLRLEVKLGQGCFGEVWMGTWNGTTRVAIKTLKPGTMSPEAFLQEAQVMKKLRHEKLVQLYAVVSEEPIYIVTEYMSKGSLLDFLKGETGKYLRLPQLVDMAAQIASGMAYVERMNYVHRDLRAANILVGENLVCKVADFGLARLIEDNEYTARQGAKFPIKWTAPEAALYGRFTIKSDVWSFGILLTELTTKGRVPYPGMVNREVLDQVERGYRMPCPPECPESLHDLMCQCWRKEPEERPTFEYLQAFLEDYFTSTEPQYQPGENL, encoded by the exons ATGGGCAGCAACAAGAGCAAGCCCAAGGATGCTAGCCAACGGCgccgcagcctggagcctgctgagaACACCcacggtggtggtgggggtgcctTCCCCACCTCACAGACACCCAGCAAGCCAGCCTCCGCTGATGGCCACCGAGGCCCCAGTACGGCCTTCCCCTCTGCCGCTGCTGAGCCCAAGCTGTTCGGGGGCTTCAACTCCTCGGACACAGTCACCTCCCCGCAGAGGGCGGGGCCACTGGCGG GTGGAGTGACCACCTTTGTGGCCCTCTATGACTATGAGTCTCGGACAGAGACTGACCTGTCCTTCAAGAAAGGGGAGCGGCTCCAGATTGTCAACAACAC GAGGAAGGTGGACGTCAG CCAGACCTGGTTCACATTCAGATGGCTGCAAAG AGAGGGTGACTGGTGGCTGGCCCACTCACTCAGCACAGGACAGACGGGCTACATCCCCAGCAACTATGTGGCGCCCTCTGACTCTATCCAGGCCGAAGA GTGGTACTTTGGCAAGATCACCAGACGGGAGTCAGAGAGGTTACTGCTCAATGCGGAAAACCCAAGAGGGACCTTCCTAGTGCGAGAAAGCGAGACCACGAAAG GCGCCTACTGCCTCTCCGTGTCCGATTTCGACAACGCCAAGGGCCTCAATGTGAAGCATTACAAGATCCGCAAGCTGGACAGCGGTGGCTTCTACATCACCTCCCGCACCCAGTTCAACAGTCTGCAGCAGCTGGTGGCCTACTACTCCA AACATGCCGACGGCCTCTGCCACCGCCTCACCACCGTGTGCCCCACGTCCAAGCCACAGACTCAGGGCCTGGCCAAAGACGCCTGGGAGATCCCCCGGGAGTCCCTGCGGCTGGAGGTCAAGCTGGGCCAGGGCTGTTTCGGAGAGGTGTGGATGG GGACCTGGAATGGAACCACCAGGGTGGCCATCAAAACCCTGAAGCCAGGCACAATGTCTCCAGAGGCCTTTCTGCAGGAGGCCCAGGtcatgaagaaactaaggcacgAGAAATTGGTGCAGCTGTATGCCGTGGTGTCTGAGGAGCCCATCTACATTGTCACGGAGTACATGAGCAAGG GGAGTTTGCTGGACTTTCTCAAGGGGGAGACAGGCAAGTACCTGCGGCTGCCACAGCTGGTGGACATGGCTGCTCAG ATCGCCTCGGGCATGGCCTACGTGGAGCGGATGAACTACGTGCACCGGGACCTCCGTGCTGCCAACATTCTGGTTGGAGAGAACCTCGTGTGCAAAGTGGCCGACTTCGGGCTGGCTCGGCTCATCGAAGACAATGAATACACCGCCCGGCAag GTGCCAAATTCCCCATCAAGTGGACGGCTCCAGAAGCGGCCCTGTACGGCCGGTTCACCATCAAGTCAGATGTGTGGTCCTTTGGGATCCTGCTGACGGAGCTCACAACAAAGGGACGGGTGCCCTACCCTG GGATGGTCAACCGTGAGGTGCTGGACCAGGTGGAGCGGGGCTACCGGATGCCCTGCCCGCCTGAGTGTCCCGAGTCCCTGCATGACCTCATGTGCCAGTGCTGGCGGAAGGAACCGGAAGAGCGGCCCACCTTCGAGTACCTGCAGGCCTTCTTAGAGGACTACTTCACGTCCACCGAGCCCCAGTACCAGCCTGGAGAGAACCTATAG